The sequence AGAATACATCAAGGAAGAAGTTGTCAAATGTCAATACTTACTGGAGGACGTGCGGGATAGCTAGCGGGGAATTGAGCATCAAAGAAGAAAAGGCCATCATGGTAGGGTGCCTGAGGCCCAATCATCACAGCCCTGAGAAGGTCCATTCGATTTTCCGAGACACGAACATATATGGACGCTGCTCACggaataatagttcatgaaaacagTACAATAATGTGCTTTAGTAATTTTAACCGAGGAGATTCAGAAGTGAGCTGCAAGGCTTTCTAAAACCGTTTAGGTGAAAGTAAATAATAAAATGGTGAATTTAGAATACACGTAAAAACGCTAACAGTAGAGCTTTCTCCAACAAGACAACATAAACCCTCAGAAGAACTGAATTTGCACAAATTTTGGAGCAACACTGAGTAATAATGGAGGAATGAGTGGTTCAAATCAGATGCCCATTGTGCTTCAAAATTTGTGTCCTTCACTTGAGGGGAGCATCTAAGAACATATTCAGAATTCCTCTTGGAAATAGCTGACCTGGTAAATCGTTCTCCAGGAGTTTCCAGTCATGCTGAATTCTTTTGGTCCACTCTTTCCCTGTCTGGAATGTAGTTAAAGAAAGAAATAAGTTTCCGACTGGAAAGGAAGGTACAAAATAAAACAATATGCATTAGATTTTTACCTTTCCAACAGGTTTTTTAGCATAATGATAATCAGAGAAATCCTCAACAGTGTCGAACTGCTTAAAAAAACTGTATTTCTTACCAATTTCATCCTCTATTTCTGGCATTGACTTAAAATTGCAAGGCCCCTCATCAGTTACAGCTTTCTGCAACAATGGTACACTAGCCTCCACACCTATTCGTAATCAGGCCACTCATATTCATCATCATAGCAGCCTTCATCTTCATCATCCACATAACAATTTTcctcctccttttccaaaaaacaATTTTCTTCCTCAATTTCACAAGAGTCAAAATTCTGTAGCTTAGCTTCAGATGCTTCGAAGGAATTATTTTCTGTAAAGGACCCAACTTCATCACTGGACAAAGATCCCTGTAAAATATGTCAATGTAGTTATAAACTAAAACAAGCATTTTAACGGTAAATACAAACTTGAGTCCGCCGAGAAGTTCTTGTAAATTTGAGTTCATATCAAGATACATTGCTTTGGTGCCAGCGTTAGACATGCAGTATATGGTAAAAGCAATCCACATTGTTTTCCCAACAAAGCATCCACAAGAATCTAGGAACTAAGAAAGCATAATTGATGTGGGAGCATGTAAACTATTTTCCCTCACAGAAACGTTTCTTCTTCAGAGATTTCTTCAAGAAACCTAGGTGCAGTAAAAGCCTCAACAATGTACTAAAGTATAACACTTGCGCTCAAGTTCATCAAAACTACAGTTCAAAAAAAATATAGTTCATCAAAACCGAATGCCAGTTCTTATAGTCTGAAACTTTGAAAGTGCACACTTATtatgcttcttcttctttgatcaatAAGCACTGGACTTTCCACCTTGATCATAGTAGTATGCTGAAGCAGCTCAAGACAAAAGCCCTGTTTAGCCATGGTCAGATTTCGGTAGACTAACTTGGACACGGGATTAGGACGTCCCACCCTCCACCTGCTCCAGGACAAGAGGGTAGCGACAAGTATCGGCGATCCTGTAACACAGGTGTTTTTCTCAGTCGATGAATGGGATAACCCCAGTGTGTGAGACAAATGTATGCATTTCGGTTAGGGTTGTATTCTACGGTTACGATTCTGGCAGATAAGTCTTTTTGATTCAGTCGAAAATCGATTTTACGGTCTAAGAAAATAGGACACGCTCTCCTGTTTGTAAAATAGCTTTAGATAGGCTTCTTGATGTGCCTTATTTTTTCTTCAACGGCTAAGATTTGGTTGAGATTCTGCTGAACCTGTTTGCTTTCATATCGTGATTCAGAAAAAGGACAGAGCCCATCACATGAGCAGCAGGGGTGATGTTCAACTGTTAAAGTCTGGCAGTAAAAGCTTGTCCGGGAAGTGAATCATGCAAGGAACCACAGGTAAGATAGCAAGAAGGCTGTTGAGAATGTGGGAGGGAAAGACATTCGAATGAGATGGAATAAGGAAAGAAAGAAAAGTCGCCGctgcaaggttaagttgctttaccGGATAGAGATATGAATTTAGGAGAAGAATAAATGGAAGATTGGATTGGTAGGAGCTTTGGCTTAAATAACCCGTGAGGCTTGTTTGGCTTATTCCTTCAACTAGAACCATATGTCTCTAGGGAATTCCGAAAAAATCCGTAAGGTTTCAAACGACGTACCGTACCTATTTTTAATGAACCCCTTGCCCTTGGTGCCAGGTTTTTACTAGAAGTATGATGGTCTGCTACACTGTTTCTCACACTCATAACAGCCAAATAGACATCCTAAACTACATCCACAAGTTACAGTTAGCTAGCTAGCATATGGTCGTCCAAGCAATTTGCGAAACAGAGTAGTCTTTTTTTTTTCCAGAGAGACGAAACAGAGTATGCGTGGAACTTACCTTTGGAAGCTCCGGCAATGAATGTCTCGCCCTTTTGTCAGCGCGAGGATCACCATCTTCCTGACATGGCGAGCGTTTTCTTTTGGCCACGGAAGCAGTCGACGTACCTGCAGCAGCACATCATCCACGGATCGATGGTGCAGACACTAGCAACACGATCGAGTTGACAACAAAAATCCAGCCAGGGTCTCATGCAATGTGCTCAGCGCTGTACTTCGAGTGTGCCAGCTCGAACAGTAAAAGTCCGGAGAAGGTTCAGTTCATGGTGCAGCATATACTGTATATACAGAGTGCATGCATGCAAGAAACCGAAACAGAGCCGCGGCGAGGGAGGGAGACAGAgctagaggcggcggcggcttaccGCGACGGGATTGGGTCTGCCGGCCCTGCCGCCGCATGGACACGAGCCGCTTGAGCGCCAGCAGCCCCATGatacgacggcgacgacgacgacgatcctCCTGGTCCTCGGGTTCAGGGTAGGGTCATCTCTCAGGTTTGTTTGTTTTTAGCTACTAGTCcagttttatttatttataatcTCACGACCGTCCACTGTCCGCACGAAGAGCAAAACGCGCTGCTAAACCAAAGTCCAAAACCCCCTACGAAACTCTGTTcacgtttcctttttcttttctgagaTTTGATTTGAGAAAAGGCGAAACTCCGTTTacgttttttttaacaaaacaaaactctgtttttgtttttttttcgtgGCAGCGTGCGGGTCGGGGACTCCTATAGGGCGCCTTCAGCGCCGCGCAAGGATCTGGCGCCCGCAGCAGCGCTTGGATGGGCCGGCCCACAATCACGCAAAAAAGCAACGAGAAAAATGACACTCGCGCCCTCCCGATTCCACACGGTGAGGCTAGCCACTGCACCACCTAACTGCTAGCGGATATTCCCACCGCgaaatttaaataaacagcaaaTAGACGCGCTATTTATTGCACAATACACTGTGGCATTTATACATTTCAATTATTGAAAATATGTTCAAATATTACGGATGGAGTTCTTGGGCATGCAAAAAAAGGTCCGCGTATTAAAAAATAGTTctgaatacacattgaacattttcttagtatagggtgaacattattcaaagaacactgaacatttttttaaaatacgctgaactttttttgaatacatgctgaacaaaatttctctacacaatgaacatttttaatacacactgaacattttttcaatgtatagtgaacaatattcaaatacacgtagaacttttttttaaatacgatgaactccttttgaatgcatgctgaacaaaatttctatacatgatgaacatattttatacacactgaacatttttccaatgtatggtgaacatttttcttTAATACGGTTAACAAAAATTTGGAATTCAGAACtatttttgaaacatgaacaaaaTTCGAAAACATGAACACAATTTGGAATTTCGAGAAACATTTTCTGAAAAGTCAAACGAATTTCGAAAAATCTGAACatattttggatattgaaaatagttcattgaatttaaaaaagttcactagttttcaaaaaaagttcattgaatttgaaaaaaagttcatcaattttgaaaaaagttcatggaatttggttagaaaagttcatcgattttgcagaaaatgttcacacattttgcagaaaagaaaaaatgaacaaaaccgttacaataaaaaaggaaaaagaaaaaactgttccaaaaacgaaaaaaaaagaaaaccattccagcaaatTAAAATAAAGATTATAAGAATAAAAAGGCCAGTAGTAAACACGTCAAGTAGGCTGGCTGGTTGGTTGTGACAACGAACTCTGAGCAAGGAGATCGCCAGTTCGAGTAACCGTGGGACTCTGTTTTTTGCGTTTCTTTAAAAAAAGTaacgtgggccggcccagtgcggtgAAAGGGGTGTGCGCCCTGTACCGTTAAGCCTAAAACGGGCGCTACGGGCGCCGTTTAGGAAATGCCGTGCGGGTCTGTCCCACTAGCGTAACGACAATATAGAATCGCACGGAGCGGCCCATTGTCTATGGGCCCGTCTAGAGCCCACGGCCATCGTCGCCTACTCGGCTCCATCCGGCGAGAGTAGACCAATCCCCTCCGCCTCTGCCTCTGGCTGTCTCTGCGTGGCGGAGCCTGAGCTTCTCCGGCTTCCACCAACCCTTCCACTGCTACCCACGTCCCCGCCGCAGCCCCATCCTCGCATCTCCCCTGCCCCTGCCGGATTAGCTCGCTCCGATCCGGAGACCCAAGCCTGAAGGTGCGAATCTCCCGGTCCCTCAGATGTCTAATTTGGGCTGCTCCGAAGTATAATCTGTACTAGTACCTTCCCTGCACTGTAGTAGGTGCACTGGAACTTGATAGTATGAAGCGTAGATTGCCCATGGCCTCCGGTGCTGTGATCTTTTTGAGTACTCAACTGCAGTGTGTCTACTGTCCAGGTGACCTTGTCTGCTGTTGTTGCCATAACGATGAGACTAGAGGGATCAGTGGTAGCATAGAGCTCTGTTTTCTGGTAAGTCTACTCGTGCctgaaatgttcatgattttggagGCGAATTCCATTGTAGGATCATATTCTGGGAAGTCCACAGGTTTAGCTTGTATGCAGTTTCTTTATAGCATATTCCGGCATGTGTGTGCTCAGTATGTTCGAACTAGTAAATTCATATATTCAGACAGGGACCTTTCTTCCTGTTATTTTGCCGTCAAAGCTCAAAAGGAGTGATGCCAATTCGCTAAAGCTCAATGTGGTCGTCAGCCTCTATGCTCTCAATCTCCTGGCAGATAATTTTTCTCATAGCAAAATTGCATAGTTGTGCAATCTGTAGCTGTTCTGAAACATACGTTAGTCTCCTTTTAAACGATGCTACTGTCACATGATGCACATCATGGTTCTCTGACCTTGGATCAATTTACTCTTACTTCGGTGTGTTGTCTTATTTTTTATTTGAGATGAATCAATGCTCTCATGTCCCACTAATTCTTAGCTGGTCGTCCGAACATGTTTTTCAGTTTATACTTGGTGCAACTGGAAGCAGATGCTGCTGCGTTGCGCGCCTGCTATATGTTTGCAACGCCGCACCTATACCATGTATTCTCAGCCTAGCCAGTTACAAGGAGGATTGTCACAGAGCATGGCCTTATGGAAGCATTCTCGCTCACATGCAGTCAGTTATCAAACAAAAATGGGTTTAGTTAGTCTTTCTCCTAAGAGCACAACATCATCTCATCTGCAAAATGGGACATGCTTTGCCTGCTTGGAGCAACAGTCTAAACACGGATTATCAGCGAGAGATCGTATCCTACATGCTAAGCTTGATATGGCCTCACATCACGGGTTTTCTAGTATTAGCTGGAAGTCGAGAACGACGAGAAGTTTAGCACAAAAAATAGGGGGTACAGGCGCTGGACTTTCCTTGAGTTTCACAGTTGCTGGGATAGCAAATGCTGGGGGTCCGGTGGATAATGACATTGATTCCAAATCATCCTCTAGTTGTGCTCATGGGAAGAAAGTTTACACAGAGTATTCTGTCACCGGTGAGTGTGTGGAACATTTTGTTTCTATATACATTATGCCTATATGCATGTAGTCACACACGACCTGCAGGCATTCCTGGGGATGGTAGATGCTTGTTCCGTTCTGTGGCTCATGGTGAGTGCATTAGGTCAGGGAAACCCATACCTAGTGAGAATCTTCAAAGGAAGCTCGCTGATGATTTAAGAACACTGGTATGTTTATAATGTATAAAGCCGAGGTCATACTTTTGATGAATATTGTTCTCAACACTGAAGATTTTTTTTCTTGGTTAGTCCTGTCTGAAATTTCTATATAACTTTTTTATTGTTAGGTTGCTGATGAGTTTATCAAGAGAAGGACAGAGACTGAATGGTTAGTTCCTTATCCTGCTGTTGTTCTTTCTTCACAGCAATGTTGTGCTACACATGCTTACCCTTTGTTGTAACATCAATATGCAGGTTTATTGAGGGTGATTTCGATACATATGTCTCTCAGATAAGGAAGCCACATGTGTGGGGAGGAGAGCCAGAATTGCTCATGGCTTCTCACGTTCTTCAGTGAGTAACTGGACTATTTTTCTGTTGAGATAGGCATTTTAAAAGATAAGTAGTATTAGCCATGATCTCTGAATATTTTCAAACTGTTTGCTATTTAGCTGAACTATTCATCACTGCATGTTTGCTATTTAGCTGAACTATATAttgttgggtttagtcccacatcggttgCGGGGGGAGACATAACACGATTTATAAGGGCGGGGGTGTCCCCTCCTAACAGGCTAGTCTTTTGGGGGAGAGGGCCCAAGGCTTGTCATAAGTCGGTGTTTCTCTCCGGTTGGGCCTGGTTGACGCATGTGGGTCGGAAACGCTGGTGTAGCGGACCCGGAATTGcgtaacaagtggtatcagagcccagGTGCCCGGAATGAATCTCGGTAGACTCACGGGTGGTCGGTCATGGTTGGTGGGCTGGAAACGCTGGTGTTAGCGGGCCCATGGATGACCGATGTGTGAGGGGGAGAttgttgggtttagtcccacatcggttgCGGGGGGAGACATAACACGATTTATAAGGGCGGGGGTGTCCCCTCCTAACAGGCTAGTCTTTTGGGGGAGAGGGTCCAAGGCCTGTCATAAGTCGGTGTTTCTCTCCGGTTGGGCCTGGTTGACGCATGTGGGTCGGAAACACTGGTGTAGCGGACCCGGAATTGCGTAACATATATCACTGTGTGTACCTAATACAGCACTTGCAACAAGTTGTTTCACTTTTACCTTCACCGTGCGTCCCAAGTCACTAATACTGATGTAGCATAACACTTGAGCCTGTGGCGTTCAAGACTACTGCCACTTGACCTTGTTTCTTCTTCTAATATTTGGCTTCCTTGTATATATGCACTTCAAGGAGCTGCGATTGTGGCTTTCTGTCTTAACAGAAAAATAACAAGGGGAAATGTTTCGATTGTCACGTCGATGAGAATCTATTACTGTATTCCAAGATAGTTAGTGGACATTGTCTTTTGTAGGTTTAATTTTAAAACTTGGCCCTTCTTTGCAACAGTGAGGTGCCAAAGCAGTAAGAATAAACATCATTTCGTTTTCAGGATGCCGATCACTGTTTATATGCACGAAGAAGCAGCGGGTGGTTTGATAGCGATCGCGGAGTATGGCCAAGAGTACGGGAAAGAAGACCCAATCCAAGTCCTCTATCATGGCTGTGGCCACTATGAAGCGCTGCATATACCAGGAAACGCCGAACCCAGGTCAAGACTGTAACATTTGGAGCTCTGAAACCAGATAGTTGTAGTAAGTTCTTGTCCTATATTATACTTTCTCTGCTTTCCAAATACATTTTCTGTCGAAGTATAGTCAGAACCATTGAGCTTCTTCCATTTGGAGTATCATTTTCGGTGAGAGAATTTATCTCTACCATTGATCTTCTGGGCAGATACTAGCAGCGCTTGTCAGACTCACAGGTAGCTGAGCACCTGGAGCTGCAAAAAGTCCGGGTCACGCCATTCCAGCGGATCTCAACAACCCACGGCCACATCCTCCGCTGCATGTATCGCATGCAAACGTCGAGATTCAGATGTGTACTTAGCCAAATCTTGTCCATCTATTTCCCTCTCATTTTAACTTCCTTCTATAAAAACGCACGTACACAACCTGATCAGGCAGATAATTCTGGATCTGAGTAATCTTTCGTCTCCGCCTGTCCACCACGTCCGCCATGAGcgacgcctccgccgccggccaGGGCGCTCTGGATGCCGCCTCGTCCGGCGACACTTCTTCGCCGGCGCCCTTAACCATCCACAACGTGGACATCCTCACCCACGTCCCCGCCAAGCTAGACTTCGACGCCGACAACTACGCCGAGTGGAGGGACGGCATGCTCTCCGCGCTCGCCGAGTTCGGCGCCGTCGACCACGTCGGGGAGCAGGGACACTCCCTCCACGAGGGAGACGAGGAGTGGGCGCGCGCCGACGTCACCATCGTCCTGTGGATCTACACCACCATCTCCGACGAGCTGCTGGACGAGGTGATGGCCGCCCACAGCACCGCCGGCGAGGTATGGGCCCAGCTGCGCGGCTTCTTCGGGGACGAGGGCGCGTTTGACCCGGCCCTGGAGCTCCG comes from Triticum aestivum cultivar Chinese Spring chromosome 5B, IWGSC CS RefSeq v2.1, whole genome shotgun sequence and encodes:
- the LOC123112400 gene encoding OVARIAN TUMOR DOMAIN-containing deubiquitinating enzyme 4 yields the protein MLLRCAPAICLQRRTYTMYSQPSQLQGGLSQSMALWKHSRSHAVSYQTKMGLVSLSPKSTTSSHLQNGTCFACLEQQSKHGLSARDRILHAKLDMASHHGFSSISWKSRTTRSLAQKIGGTGAGLSLSFTVAGIANAGGPVDNDIDSKSSSSCAHGKKVYTEYSVTGIPGDGRCLFRSVAHGECIRSGKPIPSENLQRKLADDLRTLVADEFIKRRTETEWFIEGDFDTYVSQIRKPHVWGGEPELLMASHVLQMPITVYMHEEAAGGLIAIAEYGQEYGKEDPIQVLYHGCGHYEALHIPGNAEPRSRL